cttgtgggccctcttttttccccggggttccccccttctgggcgggggcggcgggcccctgcctcgctcctccctggaccaaccgtgggccgggcggatggctgcctggagtgcggagtgggtctcccttggggggtcctggctcgtacctggggttggggcggggggatgcccggaactcctgggtggtggtggggtgctcgtctggggctgtgggcgtccttctccggtggggccctgcgttgggttctcccggcgcggcgggggggctgctctcctggttgggctggggcggcgccctctttccctccgtgcctccctgctctctggctctgggggccatgcggcggccctgctggccctggcctgggtggcgggcttggtcgcccgggcggcggttgttccctgccggttcccgtgtggcgttggggggattccggctgccgctgctggtgcggtgggggtcttggggtggggatggctgggcactctccctccttcttttcacgttccaccatccattttagaagaacataaacactcacctgagcacaggtgttagctcaacagactgaatgactgaaatatttcacactagttggttttaaggcataagtatgcgtgtgaacactatctgttttgtgtacatgtcgacaggtggacatttttgcaactaacaggtgtgtttataacatttgagtgtgtgtgtggacaggctccgccctttttttttttttttttttttacatttgaaccttaccataatgattaacaaccagtaaacttgctgctttatgctgcttcatggtcttatcccccttcccctcctattatcaccccctaccccccctctctctaacgtccctctctcttcttcccctctttccttttccgtccggtccaacaccaaagattttcagacatgtttgaaattaataaagtttggcctcaattacaaaaggggtttattcagacatacctttggtttgtctgaagataaataacccctcttgttaaagtaaaatatgtccaacccaagaggccctcagctctcatctgtctgcctagctgttggacaggacaagttagaaaaaaaaaaaaaaaaaaaaaaatcacataatgcagttacagtggtggacaaaattgttggtaccctcagttaaagaaagaaagtccacaatgctcactgaaatgacttgaaacgttcaaaagtaacaataaattaaaacattttgaaaattaaataatgaaaatcagccattacttttgagttgttgattaacagaattattaaaaaaaacaagctaatgaaatagggctggacaaaatcatggtacctccataaaagactgagaactaattgcccatgGGATCATGATGAACTcgggtatgtcctttaattgacatcacagctgttttcaaacccataatcagtcagtctgcctatttaaagggagacaaatagtcacgttgctgtttggtgaaaaggtgtgtaccacactgaacatggacaacagaaagcaaaggagataattgtcccaggacattagaaacaaaatgatagacaaacatcgtaaaggtaaaggcgaGGAAACCATCACCACGAATTGAGGAAACAGATAGTTcaaactgtatccaaagagcctagaacaacctccaaagacattaaagaactcctagatcaaggtacatcagtgtcagatcgcaccattcgtcgttgtttaagccagagtggacttcatgggagacgaccaaggaggacaccactgttgaaaggaaatcataaaaaagccagactggaatttgcaaaaatgcatgttgacaaacCACAAAGCTTATGGGAacatgtcctttggacagatgagacaaaactggagctttttagtaaaacacatcagctctatgttggtagactcaaaaatgaagcatgcaaccaaaagaacactgtccctactgtgaaacatggaggaggctcagttctgttttggggctgctttgctgcatctgccacagggtgtctAGAAGTTGtgcaaagtaaaatgaaatctccagattatcaaggcattctggatagaaatgtgctgcctagtgtcagaaagcttggtctcagtcgcaggtcatgggtcttccaacaggacaacgatccaaaacacacagccaaaaccccccaagaatggctaagagaaaggcgttggactattctgaagtggccttctatgagcccagatctgaatcccattgaacatctgtggaaggagctgaaacatgccatttggagaagacacccgtcaaacctgagacaactggagcagtttgctcatgaggagtgggccagaatacctgtggacaggtgcagaaggctcactgacaaatacagaaaccatttcattgcagtgattgcctcaaaaggttgtgcaacaaagtattaagttatgggtaccatcatttttgtccagccctatttcattagttttttttttaagtaattctgttaatcaacaactcaaaagtaatggctgatttagttaatttaattttaaataaattttaatttattgttacttttcaagtcatttcagtgagcattgtggactttctttctttaactgcgggataccaacaattttgtccaccactgtaagtCTGAGTGGGAGTTTGATGTATAATATTGATAAATTTTGCAGCCACATCATAAGTTATGTATTGTGTCCTCAGTTCTCACTGGAGCTTTCTGTTGGGTAAAACCGGTGATACAATGAAAAATACACTACATTATTTTCCCCTTTAGTCGTGGCaccagagacacacagagaACCCCCTTACCCCTACCCCCATGGCCAGAGGATGTCCGCTACAGTTCCCTACTCATAAAAAATCCTCTTTATCCCCGCTCCCTTCCTCCCCCACAGCACCTCTTTCGGACACAAAAGTGTCATACAGGCGTCTtgagctgagtttttgtgatgaactaCCGGAGTcacgtgactgaaaaaaaaatcagcaaatacGTGAAACTGCAAATAGTGAAGCGCAAACATTGTACTTACATTACATCCACACCCACTGAAAGAAATGTGCCTCTACGGCACATGCGGAGGGATACAGATCCCTGCAGGGTTTCCCtttcaaaaaaactatttcagagACAATTGGAGGGATAGGGAGAAGACAGAGGGGTAGAGGAAGTATTCAAATTCAGCCATGGTCTTGTTGTAAAAGGTGGTGAAATTGTCTACATATGGGATATTATTAGAAATACTGTCCTTTAAGCCAGATGTGAAGCAGATGTCTCCAATGTCTCCAAAGCGGGGAGATGAAAGCAGACCGCAGATGATGCAGTCTGTTTAGCTGCTTGGAGTGGATGAGGGTCCTGATGAGGAAGTCCTTGAGGGTCTCAGATTGCTGAAACTTGAGGTCATTTCTCCTCCGTAGACTATTATTGTGTGGATTTTGTTCGGATGGTGACAAGTGTCAGAAGCGTCTACTCAGTGCGTCTCTCTGGAGCTACCGGTTTTGGGCAATAGAAGAACCTCCAGATGCTGGGCGGCCTTCTCTTGGTCCAAAAAACAGCTACAGGGCGAAGATTTTCACCGCCTGGTGGAGGAGCAGCTGCCAGCACGCCGTCAGATGTTGGACCCAACAGAACATCAAAACAGTTGGAGAGGATGAGGCCATCACAGTGCAAGgctttcttcctgcagctgacCACCTCAGACCAAAGCGGTTTGGGTCTAGAGCTCAAGGAAGGCCATGGTGGGGCGTCAGGGTCCCAATGAACGGTGTCACACACAGCTGCTTTCAGAGAGCCAATGTGCATTGGCTGTTCATGAGCCAGGTCCAGCAAAGAATTCAACAGATCTTTCTTCGACCTTAGCGATCTGTATGTCGGCGTTTGTTGATGCAGTCGCGCCAGTGTTGgcagacacagcagcagcagcagccgccaTCTTAGAAGAATGGAAGTTTGACAGAAAGATTGCTCTGAGGATACTAAAGCTTCAGTGACCAAGCTTCTCCACATGACTTATTATCACCAGTTTTaatatttaactatttttacTAGTTGACATAGTTTCACTATTCTTACTTGATTGTAAAAGCTACTTCACAGAAGGGCTCTGGTTAGATCAGGATGATGGTGTACGCAGTGTCACGACACGTTTTAAAATGTGATGGTTTCTGCTGTAAGCACAGCAGCTTTATCCTCCAGTTCTGACTGGATCCTGTTAAAAATCGCTGCATGTTCCAGCTGCTCCATCAGCTAAAGGCTACGGATGGGATTTAACAgtcgtgtgtatgtgtgtgtgtgtggtgttgaTGGTTTCAGCGCTTGTTCCTGTAGAGCAGGGGttgggaacctatggctcgcgagccatttatggctcttttgatggtcacatgtggctcgcagacaaatctttaattatactttttttttcattagaccagtccctctcgggcgcgatgcgatgccagaggcgtgCAGTAGTAGCgttgcttggagagaaaaatgtgcgccagcactttcagtttactattatctattatttcacagagtttgtaacagcctgaaaccagaattaattgttcggcgtttgttgcggtctgcagtcaccagaataaagaaccttaaaagaggttaagtctccgtgcctcagtgtgggaaagggaaactacattattgtatggctctttcgaaattacatttaaaaatatgtggcgtttatggctctctcggccaaaaaggttcccgacccctgctgtagaggaACATGAAAACAGTTCTCCAAAATGAGTGGAATATTGTCAAAGTAAATGTGATTTATTATCGCATGACATACTGATTATTTGATGCAAGGAGCTAAATTAAACTCATCTACTACCAGCTACTTTTGAGGCTTCTGTCTTTTCCATCCTATAGTACTGGATAGGGCTGAGCGATATAGAATTTTTGATATCACATTATAGTTTTTCATGTCAGACGATAGcctgacatgaaaaaaatatcaCGCAGGATATAAACCAAATAACTATATTTGTCAATTTTGAAACCTCTGTTGCTCATCCGAGAAATGTGTAACCATCAGGAGGttgtttagatttaaatatttattagttAACTGAGAAAAGGGAGATATATTACAAACTAAActcaaaattaaagcaaaagctTTCAAGTTTCAAAAAAGAACATACATAAAACAGAGTGCTAAACTGCTTGAtcagtttcatttaaaaccaaaacattaattctacaaataaattcacatgttttcaagttttacagaacaaacataaaattgacaaacatttttatcaacatCCTGTGACTAAGCTAGGAACTGAAAGCACATTCTCAGAATTTCCTTCTTGTAGTTTAGACTGTTGCTCCAGTGCAGGTGTAACCGTTGTTGTTATCGCTGGAGAATCATTCCAGTTTGAATCGCAGCACTGTGACCAATGGAGGACTTGGATTTAGTGGTGACGTGTGGGTGGCGTCTGCTCTAAAACTCAGAAGTACCAACCGCTGTAAACATGAACTCGAAGGAAACatcaaggctgtaaaactcctcactacacactttattcacttttcacagacagacatgaacattttcagacttttctcttgtttaaactcttgaGCTCAAACCTTTATTGACAAATAAGTCCAGGACTATAGAATGAAAACACGGATGCAGACCGTGCAGCGTCTCTGTGCAGGAAACATGCCACAGAAAATATTGAGTgtcaaggtcaacagccaatcaggaaacaAAACGCAATGCGTTGtttgaagattttttgttttaaaaacattcaaaattgcACTGAAGAAAAAACTACAGAACTACAAGACCCTGAAAAGTAAACAGCGATATAGCGAGGGAACTCTGCATAGTCGACCATTAGTTTACGTGAGATTATTGTttaacaaaatcattttaaactcTCATTGTCAGAGAGGATTCATATGGGGGCCCTGAAATGcaaatcaacaaatcactcaatgtctcgtctttttttcttggtttttcttttgcttcatttacttttaacatttaattatgatttccgaagtttttttgtttttcttttaatgaaaacCGAAAAAGATACTGTAAGGCATTGCTAATTAGATCACGTTTGTCCATCAGTTCAATCAAAATATATTGGCATGAAACAATACTGGATATGCTCCATACTAATCATAAAACTATTATTGAAGATGCATTTGGAAAACTCAAATGCAACAAAGTCAAACGTCATAATCAAATCAGCGAAGTCCCAGAGTACCTCGTTTTactggtttcctttttttacatttcttgttAATTTCTGGAAAtgaacattgttttatttttattgttttggtttctggaatttagttctgatttctaaaatgttatttgttttgctttcttaaTTGTCGCTGTGATCTTTAATActtttgtgttgagtgatttttttttttgtgtgatttgcacttcagggccaccgtagattcAGTTTGCATCAccaaattattataaaaaaccCTCATAAGGAGAGTGGAGATGTTTTGTCAGAGGTCAATCATTAATCTGGTCTCTTTCTAACATTTGTTTCTCTTTGACATTGAtgcctttgttttgtctttctggAAAATCAAAGGAATCTAATCGTGCAGTACCTCAAACTCTGGACCCCCAGTTGTCCAAATTAAATGAGTCTTCAGAGGAGATGGATGACAACTTCAATGGCTCCGCCCCAAAAGATGAAATGGAGCAGTCGTCACAGGACCAGTGGCAGCGGAGCTCTGACTTGACTCCGGAGGCCTGGCAGCAGCAGGTGgaccagcagctgctggaggaaaCTGCAGACGGCAGCCTTCCTCAAAGCAGCTCAGACCAGGCACCGTCGGTATTCAGAGATAGTAAAAGTACGCAGCCCAAAATTTAGAGAAAAAACACTTCCAATAAACATTGGGTTTTGCTGATGCATTTTTGTTGATGTGTCATCACAGCCATGATAATAAAGAACGTGAAGTTCACCACCACAGTGGAGACCATCCTCAAGGCTTTGGATCCGTTTGCATATCTGGATGAGAGAAATGTTCGTCTGGTGAAAAACGTTCGTCTAATGAAATGCTTCTGCTTTGTGGACATGGACTCCCATGAGGTAACCTCCTTACAGCCGTTAACCTTCACAAACATTGAAACCCGCTGAATTCGTTCCATAACCTCTTTTCATTTCTGTAGCAAGTGACGCGTCTGGTAGAGCTGCTCACAAAACCCAAACCCCTTTATATAGACGGAGTCCGAGTTTATGCTGAGGTAGCAAAACCCTTGAAAAACCAGAGGTAAAGAGTTGtgtatgaaatgtttttttttttctttaatccatGCTTTGCAGTGAAATCTCATGAACTTTGTTCTTTTGGTTTCCTTCAGTTTTAGAAGAGGGTTAGACAAACCAAACACTTCCATCCTTGGGTTCCCGCCTGACAACAGCATCTCGGTAACTGCATGTTGCTGTAGTGTACATGTCATCAGTAGCATCTCATCTAGCTGATTTAAAGAGAAGCAACATCTTATGTTTCTTTGTGtggttcagcagcagcagccgtaCTTACAACCTCCACCCTTCCTGCCACCTCTGCAGCCTCCTGTGGATCCAACTTCTAGAATAGACGGTATTTCTCCTTATGAAATGAACCTTTCTCCATCACCGCATAGTAGCTCTAGCTAAGAAAGAACTTTACTTAATGACTgattaaaggtttttcttcaggCGATGTGATGAGTGGCAGCAATAGTTCTGATCCGGCATCAAGTTCCAGCATGAGTCAGGTAAGAggcccatttaaaaaaagcagagatcTGAACATTGGATTGGAGATCTGaaagtttttactttacttGAATACTTTTAGGGAATTGGCTacactgaagctgcagctgtagctCCATTTTACCAGGCCGGTGCTGCTCCTGTCCCTGAAGACCCAGCTGGGGTGGCCTCCACCCCAGATGCATCGCAGCTGTATATTTACGGTAGGAATAGCCTCACTTTCAGCATGTTGAAATGATGAAGCTTCGTAAACGCCTCAGCATCATattaaagtcctactccgatcatcttttgaagaGAAAGATCATGTACGTGCTTCTAGTTGTCTatagtggaagcatcagaaagaagcagagaagggaacctGTGCCCTGCCCATTGTTTTAGCAGCATCACTACACCACTACTTtccagttttctttatatatgtactaaattatcagaaaaatacctcaagaacacgttaaaaatattattttcatttaagtaAGTCTGTAGTAGGGCTGGGTATGACTAATAATGTCCTCAATCTATTTCATTCGATTAACCAAAGCCTGGATcgattctatttttttctattcttttgaTCAACTCGATTCGAttctattcaattttaaatGTACAGGGTTTTCACATTTAGACAAATTTGCTTAGAAACACAATAATAATCTTGATGTGATATTTACATTAATCTTATGCAGCTCACACACTGTAAATATTATTAGTCAAATAAAAACCCAATGATATTATTAACACCATACAGTCTTACGTGGTTTCTCAaaaggagaagctccaacaaaaatttGCAGATCATTGcgttctgcctctcctggagagagtttctgtttggccactaggtggagctcacGCTACAGCATTAAACTTTATTGAGCAAAAAACGGCACTTTAGACGACAAATGGCTACTTAAGAAAAAGGTCctttgaaaagttttaaaaattcatgCCTGTGAATCTATAAAAgtgttcatttagtcagcaatgtattTTTAGGTTGACCagcattagcattagccgtcctatgggaaactccattagcatcaagctagcggaCTTTAGCTTTACTGCTGCTATGCCTTAAGtcaccggaaaaggaaaggcataagAGATCAATATCTACTtttatggatggattattgATCAAGCAAGCTTTGATCTATTCAGATCGATGAAttgattttatcaacccagcctTTAGTTAAGAAACTAGCACATATGCAGGTGTGTGAGAATAGATTCTTTGAGGTTATTTTTGCCCTTGCAGTTATTTCTGTGTGTGGAAACTTGTTTCTCCAGGCTCAGAGACCCCCGACATGTCCAGCTACTTATACGATTCCACTTCAGGCTTCTACTACGATCCAGAAACTACACTGTACTACGATCCACACTCAAGGGTGAGAGTCGGATACAGATTCAGACATGCTTGTTTGGagcaatggaaaaaaatgagctTGTGTGATTAAACTGCAGCTCCTTTTTGACGGCCTTGTTTTAATAAAGGAATGTGTGAGTTCCAGGGTTTATGTCAACTTTCACtcacttttatgttttgtcttttgttctgttaaataaaacatggaTGATAAATATGATGTACTTCCAAATGAGATTCTAATTACAGTTTTGTTCTTGAAGTGATAGATTGTTGTGGTTTACTTTatcctcttttgttttgtttttttcagtatttctacAACGCCCAGACTCAGGAGTACCTGTACTGGGATGCGGCATCAAAGACCTACATCCCAGTTCCTGGAGGTTACTCTGCAGAGACCCAGCCTGTGATGATGACTGCTGAAGATCAGGCCATTCTTTCCAACCCAGCAGCAGATGCTCCTCTGGAGATGAAGAAACCCTCTGGGTCTCCGGAAGCGTTGTTGGCTCCAGTTGTAGCTGCCAGCTCCCCTCCTGAGATCAGCACAACAGCCACAGCGACTCCAGACAAgaaggaagaagatgaagctgCTAAAAAGGATAAAGAGAGAGACAACAAAGAGGAAAAGCCAAAAAGCCTGGCAGCTGTCAAGGTAAGATTTAGTAAAACATGATCTTTTTACATGCAATTGGTGGATTATTAAATGTTAGGTGCCTTTTTACAGATCATGAAAGATATGGAGCGCTGGGCGAAGATCCAGAACCAAAAGAAGGAAAGCTGTCGTGCTCCATCTCCAGTCCTGAAGTCTGGGATGGAGGATGATAAGAGACAGTCCAAGTCTGCAGATGTGGCTTTTGCCGTGTTTGAGAGGAAGGTGGGAGACTCTTCTTCAGGATTCACAACCCTAGAGAATATGCAGCTACAACATTTTGATGTGTCCCTCTGCTGTCTTAGATCTCAGGTAGTGAGGATCCTTTCAAGAAGCCTGTAGCTCCTGCCAAGAAAGACGAAAAGTCAAAGGTATGCTAACACGATGAAAACATGATAACCAATGTGAGCAGCTGAGTCTTTGACTACATGGcccaataaaaaacattttctatttgaAGAATTCACTCTGTGCTCTGTTCTTCAGCGGCCAATCGGCTCCTTGGGTTTGCTGGCATCAGATTATGCAGCTGGAAGTGATGAAGAGGTGGAGGAAGATAATGAAGAAGCAGCAAAAGTCAGTCAGCCCTGCCGGCCTGAAGAGAAGGATGACAAGCTGACGGACTGGAAGAAGATGGCTTGTCTGCTGTGCAGGAGACAGTTCCCCAACAAGGATGCTCTGATTCGCCATCAGCAGCTTTCTGACCTACATAAAGTACTACCTTTATAAAATACACACTCAAAGTAGTCAACAGTAGTCTCTGCTATCTGGCTTCTCATTCCTGTTTTATTGGCTCAACAGCAAAATATGGAGATCCACCTCAAGATTAAGAGGTCAAAGAAGGAGCTTGAAGCTTTGGAGAACCAGGAAAAGGAAGTAAGAGTTTTCTTTACAGACTGTTgccatatttttaaatatgcaaatattttactttgatgttttttttttaccttgtgtAGCTCAATGCCAGAGAAGTCTCTAGATCACCAGAACCAAAAAGAAAGAAGCACCACCATCAGCAGGTGCAGCATCAGAACACGTGGGCGAGAAGTTCTAGGTGAGCTAAAACGGAACCCAAAGGAAGATGACTGGAGTCAAAGGGAGGaatatttgcttttgtgttaACCAGTGttcattttgtctcattttcAGAGACATGAACAAAGTCAGTGAACGGCCTGGATTGGGGGCAGAACCTGTTCAAGTAagaatgacttttattttatgcaaagaaatatcaaatatttcatttttaaccaaattgatgctgtatttgttttgttttttttctttagcagaggaagaagaaggagCCGGTTGTTTGGGACCATgccacctacaaacaagcagtGCGCAAAGCCATGTTTGCACGGTTCAAGGAGCTCGACTGATACCATCTGaactcatctttgtttttgttttctgaattgtGAAATATTGGTGACATGTTTGCCCGCGCTGACACAAGGAAtccctttttgtttgccttGGACCTTCTGACATTAGAGACTCCGTTTGTACAGTtcacataaaatgacaaattatgTGAGTTAAAGCTGTCTtaaaactggttaaaaaaaatgaaattataccACAAACTTtgtacaaaaaagtgaaaataattatgttgaattttttatttttttttttgtcagtaatTTCATGTGGCCCGTGTATTTAACTGTgaaatgtctgtttgttttcctctccaAGCAGTACAATCACGTTTGGCCTCATTTTGTTTGTAACTGAAACATTTTAGGTATTCATTTTCATGGATCAACTGTTCATTTTAgtaaaaaaggggggaaaaattaacctttgttgttgttttttaatgtgcaaTAAATAAATCTACTAGATGGCCACTAGAAGGCGCTAGAAAACcacattattttacatttggtaTCCACAAAGAGATCCCATCAACTAAACGTTCATTGTTAATGTTTGTATTAATGACGTAAAtgagaggaaaacatttttaaagagatgTTAGGTTTTCAATAACCTTCTCCTGGTGGGGTTCTGCTCCTTTGATGCTTTGCTTTTATAAATATAGCCTAAGGTGCTTCTGTTTGACCTTTACTGAAATGCAGATATAAGTCCCCATGCTTCCAGCGCCTGGGGGTGAAAGAATAAAACAGATTGCATCATGAGCCGACAAACCGAGTCCTCGTAAAACCCAAACAAGAAATCTGAGGAGACGCGAGGAAATGAGCACGGCAC
The nucleotide sequence above comes from Oryzias latipes chromosome 5, ASM223467v1. Encoded proteins:
- the LOC101163139 gene encoding RNA-binding protein 5 isoform X4 encodes the protein MKYTQPEECERSLQESNRAVPQTLDPQLSKLNESSEEMDDNFNGSAPKDEMEQSSQDQWQRSSDLTPEAWQQQVDQQLLEETADGSLPQSSSDQAPSVFRDSKTMIIKNVKFTTTVETILKALDPFAYLDERNVRLVKNVRLMKCFCFVDMDSHEQVTRLVELLTKPKPLYIDGVRVYAEVAKPLKNQSFRRGLDKPNTSILGFPPDNSISQQQPYLQPPPFLPPLQPPVDPTSRIDGDVMSGSNSSDPASSSSMSQGIGYTEAAAVAPFYQAGAAPVPEDPAGVASTPDASQLYIYGSETPDMSSYLYDSTSGFYYDPETTLYYDPHSRYFYNAQTQEYLYWDAASKTYIPVPGGYSAETQPVMMTAEDQAILSNPAADAPLEMKKPSGSPEALLAPVVAASSPPEISTTATATPDKKEEDEAAKKDKERDNKEEKPKSLAAVKIMKDMERWAKIQNQKKESCRAPSPVLKSGMEDDKRQSKSADVAFAVFERKISGSEDPFKKPVAPAKKDEKSKRPIGSLGLLASDYAAGSDEEVEEDNEEAAKVSQPCRPEEKDDKLTDWKKMACLLCRRQFPNKDALIRHQQLSDLHKQNMEIHLKIKRSKKELEALENQEKELNAREVSRSPEPKRKKHHHQQVQHQNTWARSSRDMNKVSERPGLGAEPVQQRKKKEPVVWDHATYKQAVRKAMFARFKELD
- the LOC101163139 gene encoding RNA-binding protein 6 isoform X2, whose protein sequence is MWNGPGPGPRGGPPFRGDHRGEMFGGRESFQPDFRARDGMNFGPMGHMGPRPLPPMDMRRMGGPPMRGRDEMHEREANRDNFRSRKEPDMSFGRHFDMPMRDKPINPPGFPGPGRDLDNMGGRGMPSREPNHRFMDVRGRDPLHSDMPRFGNADGTRGFPMERNETFREMYDRPPMGPWNGDPFSMDLPPHERRTMDTDRRGPPFNPRGRFDSDMDFRNRPGPPVNFRGRDRSPLRFGKNDVPLVVGEKPEIPSDVVGPKRSEFMADEDDVSRRGNLDSSGISFMDYRSGEELTLAEEWKNRQKDRNPFVDKDVGNVPEPMFPPDFSRNLALRDPPPFSEKPALGFPGKDASFPRRDHFPPIDMPPVGNKGSQGCPLPEMSSLSGHLKRENKPWLEEKDPKYAQNKVGGAEMPPYQKKNLPSLEVQDPSGCFKGRKDVPHSQGPSTVTLKEELQSSTAQARDQDYRDIDYRTESGRIFEYKHKDLQAPESLIKDSKPVPPSEFTDSASQDQDYRNASMKEKVSNIISVMGIPKSATMEQILGAFAVRDGVPMQGMKIKTVIPGYSYDMAYVEFLNLEDAVHFMESNKASLKVGNRTVSMKYTQPEECERSLQESNRAVPQTLDPQLSKLNESSEEMDDNFNGSAPKDEMEQSSQDQWQRSSDLTPEAWQQQVDQQLLEETADGSLPQSSSDQAPSVFRDSKTMIIKNVKFTTTVETILKALDPFAYLDERNVRLVKNVRLMKCFCFVDMDSHEQVTRLVELLTKPKPLYIDGVRVYAEVAKPLKNQSFRRGLDKPNTSILGFPPDNSISQQPYLQPPPFLPPLQPPVDPTSRIDGDVMSGSNSSDPASSSSMSQGIGYTEAAAVAPFYQAGAAPVPEDPAGVASTPDASQLYIYGSETPDMSSYLYDSTSGFYYDPETTLYYDPHSRYFYNAQTQEYLYWDAASKTYIPVPGGYSAETQPVMMTAEDQAILSNPAADAPLEMKKPSGSPEALLAPVVAASSPPEISTTATATPDKKEEDEAAKKDKERDNKEEKPKSLAAVKIMKDMERWAKIQNQKKESCRAPSPVLKSGMEDDKRQSKSADVAFAVFERKISGSEDPFKKPVAPAKKDEKSKRPIGSLGLLASDYAAGSDEEVEEDNEEAAKVSQPCRPEEKDDKLTDWKKMACLLCRRQFPNKDALIRHQQLSDLHKQNMEIHLKIKRSKKELEALENQEKELNAREVSRSPEPKRKKHHHQQVQHQNTWARSSRDMNKVSERPGLGAEPVQQRKKKEPVVWDHATYKQAVRKAMFARFKELD
- the LOC101163139 gene encoding RNA-binding protein 6 isoform X1, which gives rise to MWNGPGPGPRGGPPFRGDHRGEMFGGRESFQPDFRARDGMNFGPMGHMGPRPLPPMDMRRMGGPPMRGRDEMHEREANRDNFRSRKEPDMSFGRHFDMPMRDKPINPPGFPGPGRDLDNMGGRGMPSREPNHRFMDVRGRDPLHSDMPRFGNADGTRGFPMERNETFREMYDRPPMGPWNGDPFSMDLPPHERRTMDTDRRGPPFNPRGRFDSDMDFRNRPGPPVNFRGRDRSPLRFGKNDVPLVVGEKPEIPSDVVGPKRSEFMADEDDVSRRGNLDSSGISFMDYRSGEELTLAEEWKNRQKDRNPFVDKDVGNVPEPMFPPDFSRNLALRDPPPFSEKPALGFPGKDASFPRRDHFPPIDMPPVGNKGSQGCPLPEMSSLSGHLKRENKPWLEEKDPKYAQNKVGGAEMPPYQKKNLPSLEVQDPSGCFKGRKDVPHSQGPSTVTLKEELQSSTAQARDQDYRDIDYRTESGRIFEYKHKDLQAPESLIKDSKPVPPSEFTDSASQDQDYRNASMKEKVSNIISVMGIPKSATMEQILGAFAVRDGVPMQGMKIKTVIPGYSYDMAYVEFLNLEDAVHFMESNKASLKVGNRTVSMKYTQPEECERSLQESNRAVPQTLDPQLSKLNESSEEMDDNFNGSAPKDEMEQSSQDQWQRSSDLTPEAWQQQVDQQLLEETADGSLPQSSSDQAPSVFRDSKTMIIKNVKFTTTVETILKALDPFAYLDERNVRLVKNVRLMKCFCFVDMDSHEQVTRLVELLTKPKPLYIDGVRVYAEVAKPLKNQSFRRGLDKPNTSILGFPPDNSISQQQPYLQPPPFLPPLQPPVDPTSRIDGDVMSGSNSSDPASSSSMSQGIGYTEAAAVAPFYQAGAAPVPEDPAGVASTPDASQLYIYGSETPDMSSYLYDSTSGFYYDPETTLYYDPHSRYFYNAQTQEYLYWDAASKTYIPVPGGYSAETQPVMMTAEDQAILSNPAADAPLEMKKPSGSPEALLAPVVAASSPPEISTTATATPDKKEEDEAAKKDKERDNKEEKPKSLAAVKIMKDMERWAKIQNQKKESCRAPSPVLKSGMEDDKRQSKSADVAFAVFERKISGSEDPFKKPVAPAKKDEKSKRPIGSLGLLASDYAAGSDEEVEEDNEEAAKVSQPCRPEEKDDKLTDWKKMACLLCRRQFPNKDALIRHQQLSDLHKQNMEIHLKIKRSKKELEALENQEKELNAREVSRSPEPKRKKHHHQQVQHQNTWARSSRDMNKVSERPGLGAEPVQQRKKKEPVVWDHATYKQAVRKAMFARFKELD